DNA sequence from the Gordonia polyisoprenivorans genome:
CATCTGACCGGGACGAGCACTACCGGGCTTGGGCGTGAGATCGCCGGGAACACCGTCGGGGGAGAAGCCGACCGACGTCGCACCGGATCGCGTGCCCGACAACGCCGCCGACGCCGTCTCGCCGCCCGCCGGGCGCAACATGCTCGCGTTGGGGTCCGACTCGACGAGGACCTGGTCGGCCATGCCACAACTGTTGCCGCGCACCGTGTTCAGATTCTCGCCGAACACCGTGAACGCCGGATACCGGACCGCCACCGCCTTGGCGAACACCAGCACCTCGGAGATCACCATCAACGCTGCGATGATCGCGATCGGCGACGACGCGACAACCAGGCGCCGGCGATCGGCGCGGCTGTGCCCGTCGCCGTGCGCGAGTCCGCGATTGGCGACGTAGTCCAGGCGCAGGTGTTGCCACACCGCAAGTGCCGCAGCAACAACCGCGAGTACCAGAAAGATCGTCGACACACCGATACCGGCCACCACCGGCGCCCGATCGAACCACGAGATGCCGTACTCGTAGGCATACGGCCAGGCATTCTTGCCGGCCATCGCCGCAGCGAGCGCGAAGAACAACCCGGAGACGAACACCGTCAGGTTGCGCGTGGAGCGCGCCGCCGACTGGGCCACCGCCACGGTCGCGGTGGCGGCCAGCGCCGCCGCCAGACCGGCGAAGATGCCGAACTGGATGGTCCACTTGGTCGGGGTGAACGCCAGCAACAGCAAACTCACCCCGACGGCCCCGATCAACCGCCACGCGGGACCCGGCGCCACCCCACTGATCCGGCTGCGCCGCAACATGACCGCCACCGTCACGATCAGCGCCGCCAGCAACAACAGCACCGGCACCCGCCGCGTCAGTGAGCCGTCCTTGGTGTTGACCGTCAAGAAGTAGTAGCGCAGATACTCCTGATTCCAGTCGATGACCGGTCCGGTCACATACCGGACCTTGGTCGCCTCGATCACCGTCGCCAACGTCTGATCACGGAAGACGACGACGAGCACCAGCACCCCGGCAGCGACGATCGGTGCGACCAGCGGCGCCAGACCCGCCTCGCGCCGGCGGGCCAGCAGGATGTGCAGCAGCGGCCGTGCCGCCACGATCAGGATGGCCACCCCGATGAGTCCCTGCGGGGCCAGCGCGAGGGTGAACCCGGCCGCGATCGCGGCGAGGGCGGCCGGGAGCAGAGCCCGTGTGGCGATGGCCTTCTCGGCGGCCCACCAGGTCAGCAACGACCCCAGGACGATCATCGACTCGCTGCGCAACCCACTGCAGAACGGCAGCCAGAACGCTGCGAACACCAATGCCGCCGACCACATCGCCCACCGCGAACGGCTCACGGCGCCACCGAGTCGCGGCAACAACACCCGACTCAGGACGAACCAACTCGCCAGTCCCGCAACGAGTTGCGGCACCAACATCCACAACAGTGCAGGCGACAGCGCCGACCAGTGCCCCAGGAATGCGTAATACCAGTCGAAGGGCGCCTCGGGGATCCCGTAGAAACGGTAGTAATCCGCGAGGTAACCGAACGAACCCGCGGTGCGTCCCATGTTCAGGATGTAACCGTCGTCGGGTGTCCCCGCGCCCAACAATGTCCACACGCCCAACACCGCGGTCACCACGAGATCGGTCGGCGATGGGCGCAGCCGCCGCGCCCATCGGGGGCGCGCACCGACCCGTCGTCGATACCGGCCGAGCCGGTCCAGCCAGAACAACGCCGCGAGTGACACCAGAACGCAGAGCACCGCGAGGATCATCACGAGCAGCTTCAGCGTCGACGGCGTGCTCTCGTACCGATTGTCGATCTGCACGTGCGCCCGCACCCCCGACCCGGCGGCCAGCACCTGCGCGGTGGACAGATCGGTGAACATCCCGTCGATCTGCGGCCGAGCGTCGGCGCCCAGATCGCCGGCCGAGGTGCCGACTCGTGCACCGCTCGGCCCGGCGAACTCCGCTCCCGTCGCGGTCGCCGAGGAGAACACATGAAGCCGCGCACACCCGGCGAGCTCGCTGCGCGGGATCGAGGCGGCCGCCACGTTGCGGAAGGTCACCGACACCGCATCCCGGGTGGCCGTCACGTACAGGGCCTTGGCCTTCGAGTCGGGAGCAGCCGTCGGCATCGTCGCGAGCACCACGCCGCCGGCGGCGGGCAGGCCGCGCAGCACGGCGCAGTCGATCGTGACGTCGAGGGACTCGGCCGTCTGCGCGATCAGCGGCGCCGTCACCGACGGCGTCGTCGCCTGCGCGCCCACCGAATGCTGCGGCCAGTCGAAGGACGCCTGCGTCACGCTCACCGGCAACAGCGGGGTGATCACACACAGCACCGCGCCCACGACACCCGCGATGACGGCGATCAACGTGATCGGTGCAGAACGGACCGTCGGCGACCCCGTCGGCCGGTCCGCGTCGGACAGTGAAGACGGCGCTGTCGCAGGCACGATGACTGATGCTATGTGACGAAGGCATGCCGGGCGAAGCGCTGCGGCGGGCCCGGTGATCGAGCACTACTGAGACGGCTCTCAGTAAGCGTCCACTACTGTGTCGGTCTGAGATGACTGAGCCCGCGACGCCGATGTCCACCACGCCCGATCGGCGTGGCGATCGACGCACCCTGCACATCGGTGGGATCGCGATCCCGTCGAATCCACGCACCTGGTCGATCGTGGCCGTGGTGGCCGGACTGATCGCCGTCGTCGCCGCGGTCCTGACGCCGTTCCTGCCGGTCACCGCCCACACCGCGACCATCACGTGGCCGCAGCCCCAGTCGCTGTCGGTGACCGCCCCGCTGGTCGCACAAACGCCGTCGAACCTCGATGTGACCGTCGACTGCCGGGTGCTCGCCGATGCCGTCGGGAAGACGGGGACCGGATCGACGGTCCTCGTGTCGACGATGCCGCGCAGTGCGCAGAAGGCCACCGATTCCGGCCTGTTCATCACCGCCGGTTCCAGCGGCGTGACGGCCGCGGTGCGCAACTCCCAGCTGGCGAGCGCCACGCCCGAACAACTCGCCACCTGCCAACGCCTGCACGTGTGGGTCTCGCGGACCGACACCGCCGGGATCACCCACGCACGCTTCGTCGGAGTGCCGGGACCCGCAGCGCAGGGCACCGCCGAAGCCGCCGACCAGCCCCAGGTCGCGGGACTGTTCACCGACCTGGACTCGACGTCGGGCATGGCCGCCCGCATCGCCGTCGACAACCGCTTCGACACCACCCCGTCGGCGATCAAGCTGACCGTGATGATCTTCGGCGTACTCGCCGCACTCGTCGCGGCTGTCGCCGTCGCGGCCCTCGACATCCTCGGCGGCTATCACCGGCGCATCGGCCTGCCCGACGTCCGCCGGCTTCTCATGCCGCGCGCCGTCGACCTCGCAGTCACCGCGGTCCTGGTGGTGTGGCATTTTCTGGGTGCGGGCAGCCCCGACGACGGCTACATCCTGGAGATGGGCCGCAACAGTGTCGACGCCGGATACCTCGCCGACTACTACCGCTTCTACGGCATCCCCGAGGCGCCGTTCGACTGGTACTACTCGTTCCTCGCGCACTGGTCGCAGATCTCGACGGCGGGCATCTGGATGCGCCTGCCCGCGCTGGTTGCCGGGCTGATCGGCTGGTTCATCCTGAGCCGGGTGCTGCTGCCGCGACTCGGTGGCGCGGTGCGCCGCTCACAGTGGGCGATGTTCACCGCCGCAGCAGTGTTCGTCGCGTTCTGGATGCCGCTCGACAGCGGCCTGCGCTCCGAACCGATCATCGTGCTCGGCTCGCTGCTGACCTGGTGGGGTGTCGAGCAGGCGATCGCCACCCGCCGGATGTTGCCGGCCCTCGGCGCCACACTGGCCGCCGGGATGACTCTCGCGGCCGCACCGCAGGGACTCATCGCGGTCGCGATCCTGGTGGCCGGTTCGCGGCCGATGCTGCGCAACGTGCGCCGCCGCGCCGCAGAACACGGTCTGCTCGCGACGCTCGCCCCGGTCGCGGCGATGGCCGGGGTGGTCGTCATCATCGTCTTCCGCGACCAGACGCTGGCTGCCGTCGCCGAGGCGGTTCGGGTGCGCTACACCGTCGGTCCGGTGCTGTCGTGGTACCAGGAGTTCCTGCGCTACTACTACCTGACACTCAGCAGCCAGGACGGTACCCTCGTACGCCGCGTTCCGGTTGTGC
Encoded proteins:
- a CDS encoding arabinosyltransferase domain-containing protein, translated to MPATAPSSLSDADRPTGSPTVRSAPITLIAVIAGVVGAVLCVITPLLPVSVTQASFDWPQHSVGAQATTPSVTAPLIAQTAESLDVTIDCAVLRGLPAAGGVVLATMPTAAPDSKAKALYVTATRDAVSVTFRNVAAASIPRSELAGCARLHVFSSATATGAEFAGPSGARVGTSAGDLGADARPQIDGMFTDLSTAQVLAAGSGVRAHVQIDNRYESTPSTLKLLVMILAVLCVLVSLAALFWLDRLGRYRRRVGARPRWARRLRPSPTDLVVTAVLGVWTLLGAGTPDDGYILNMGRTAGSFGYLADYYRFYGIPEAPFDWYYAFLGHWSALSPALLWMLVPQLVAGLASWFVLSRVLLPRLGGAVSRSRWAMWSAALVFAAFWLPFCSGLRSESMIVLGSLLTWWAAEKAIATRALLPAALAAIAAGFTLALAPQGLIGVAILIVAARPLLHILLARRREAGLAPLVAPIVAAGVLVLVVVFRDQTLATVIEATKVRYVTGPVIDWNQEYLRYYFLTVNTKDGSLTRRVPVLLLLAALIVTVAVMLRRSRISGVAPGPAWRLIGAVGVSLLLLAFTPTKWTIQFGIFAGLAAALAATATVAVAQSAARSTRNLTVFVSGLFFALAAAMAGKNAWPYAYEYGISWFDRAPVVAGIGVSTIFLVLAVVAAALAVWQHLRLDYVANRGLAHGDGHSRADRRRLVVASSPIAIIAALMVISEVLVFAKAVAVRYPAFTVFGENLNTVRGNSCGMADQVLVESDPNASMLRPAGGETASAALSGTRSGATSVGFSPDGVPGDLTPKPGSARPGQMNVAAPFSQPFAITGGLGAGTTGGRGPRTVNSSTAALPFGLDPATTPVLGSYGYNGEARLTTDWYDLPARNSTPLLVFSAAGSVASIDMFGVYIFGRQVVVQFGRPGPDGSFEQVGPDVSPIDPGPVIANRPWRNLRVPMAAAPPAATVMRLSLLDDNLGEDQFLVITPPRAPKLATLQQVVGSDAPTLIDFSVAAHFPCQQPLQVTHGVAQVPRWRVQPDFVTANSQSKTWEDADDGGLLAISESTTSAQTVPTYLSGDWYQGWGALEKLTPLAAGAPTAALTVGTSTRWGWSRTGSIRVESSDDQ